One window from the genome of Oryza glaberrima chromosome 3, OglaRS2, whole genome shotgun sequence encodes:
- the LOC127767699 gene encoding serine/threonine-protein kinase BSK1-2-like yields MGCCGSSLQAGTHPEKPPGMAVPPQRPSFSLNQHQAPGSAAAQGVGRGEVPAFAEFSLAELRAATGGFAAENIVSESGEKAPNFVYRGRLQRTRRAIAVKKFPKMAWPDPKQFEEEAKGVGKLRHRRLANLIGYCCDGDERLLVAEFMPNDTLAKHLFHWENQTIEWAMRLRVAHHIAEALDYCSSNERPLYHDLNAYRVLFDENGDPRLSCFGLMKNSRDGKSYSTNLAYTPPEYLRNGRVTPESVIFSFGTVLLDLLSGKRIPPSHALDMIRGKNIQVLLDSHLEGKYSTEEATALVDLASQCLQYEPRDRPNTGKLVSILDPLQTKLEVPSYEMLGIPKHEEEAPPAPAPAPAPQPQHPLSPMGEACSRMDMTAIHQILVATHYRDDEGTNELSFQEWTQQMRDMLDARKRGDFAFRDKDFKTAIECYTQFVDVGTMVSPTVYARRSLCHLMSDQPDAALRDAMQAQCVYPDWPTAFYMQAVALSKLNMQSDAMDMLNEASQLEEKRQERLWSKDASAQSPLRLKGLC; encoded by the exons ATGGGTTGCTGCGGGTCGTCGCTGCAGGCCGGGACCCACCCGGAGAAGCCGCCGGGGATGGCGGTGCCGCCGCAGCGCCCGTCCTTCTCCCTGAACCAGCACCAGGCgccggggtcggcggcggcgcagggcgtggggagaggggaggTCCCGGCGTTCGCGGAGTTCTCGCTGGCGGAGCTCCGCGCCGCCACGGGCGGGTTCGCCGCGGAGAACATCGTGTCCGAGAGCGGCGAGAAGGCCCCGAATTTCGTGTACAGGGGCCGCCTCCAGCGCACCCGCCGCGCGATCGCCGTCAAGAAGTTCCCCAAGATGGCGTGGCCCGATCCCAAGCAGTTCGAG GAGGAGGCCAAGGGGGTGGGGaagctgcgccaccgccgcttggCGAACCTCATCGGCTACTGCTGCGATGGGGACGAGCGGCTTCTCGTCGCCGAGTTCATGCCCAACGACACCCTAGCCAAGCACCTCTTCCATT GGGAAAACCAGACTATCGAATGGGCTATGCGTTTAAGAGTTGCACACCACATTGCTGAAGCACTTGACTACTGCAGTAGCAATGAACGGCCTTTATATCATGACTTAAATGCATATAGGGTCCTTTTTGATGAG AATGGTGATCCTCGTCTTTCATGCTTTGGCCTGATGAAAAACAGCAGGGATGGCAAAAGTTATAGCACAAACCTTGCATATACACCTCCAGAGTATTTGAGAAATG GTAGAGTTACTCCAGAAAGTGTCATATTCAGCTTTGGTACTGTTCTCCTCGACCTTCTAAGTGGAAAGCGCATACCTCCTTCCCAT GCTCTCGATATGATAAGAGGCAAAAACATTCAAGTGCTCTTGGACTCACATTTGGAAGGAAAATACTCAACAGAAGAGGCAACTGCTTTGGTAGATCTTGCTTCTCAGTGTTTACAGTATGAACCTAGGGACCGTCCCAATACAGGAAAGCTGGTCTCCATACTTGATCCTTTGCAAACAAAACTAGAG GTGCCTTCCTATGAGATGCTTGGCATTCCAAAGCATGAAGAAGAAGcacctcctgctcctgctcctgctccagCTCCACAACCACAACACCCTCTATCCCCCATGGGTGAAGCCTGTTCTAGGATGGACATGACAGCAATCCATCAGATTCTAGTTGCCACACATTACAGAGATGATGAAGGGACTAATGAG CTATCGTTCCAGGAATGGACTCAGCAGATGAGGGATATGTTAGATGCTAGGAAACGTGGAGACTTTGCGTTTCGTGATAAAGATTTTAAGACAGCCATAGAGTGTTACACACAG TTTGTTGATGTGGGAACAATGGTATCACCAACGGTATACGCTAGACGGAGCTTATGCCACCTCATGTCTGACCAACCTGATGCTGCCCTCCGGGATGCAATGCAAGCGCAGTGCGTATACCCTGATTGGCCAACCGCATTCTATATGCAAGCTGTTGCGCTCTCAAAGTTAAATATGCAGAGTGATGCTATGGACATGTTGAATGAAGCTTCGCAGCTAGAAGAGAAGAGACAAGAGCGTCTCTGGTCTAAAGATGCGTCTGCTCAGTCTCCTTTGCGGCTCAAAGGTTTATGTTGA
- the LOC127768721 gene encoding chitinase 11, which produces MRRLLALAGATLLIAAAGGASGQQAGVGSIITRAMFESMLSHRGDQGCQGAFYTYDAFIKAAGDFPRFGTTGNDETRRRELAAFFGQTSHETTGGWATAPDGPFAWGYCRVNEITPSDPPYYGRGPIQLTHKYNYQLAGDALGLDLVNNPDLVSSDPVVAFRTAIWFWMTAQSPKPSCHDVITNQWTPSGDDRSSGRLPGYGMATNIINGGEECGKGYSTDNAKDRVGYYKRYCDMFRVGYGDNIACRDQKPYGGG; this is translated from the exons ATGAGAAGGCTtctcgcgctcgccggcgccacgcTGCTgatcgcggccgccggcggcgccagcgggCAGCAGGCGGGTGTTGGGTCGATCATCACGCGGGCGATGTTCGAGTCGATGCTGAGCCACCGTGGGGACCAAGGTTGCCAGGGCGCCTTCTACACCTACGACGCGTTCATCAAGGCCGCCGGAGATTTCCCTAGATTCGGCACGACCGGCAACGACGAAACCCGCCGGCGCGAGCTCGCCGCTTTCTTTGGCCAGACCTCCCACGAAACTACAG GTGGATGGGCAACTGCTCCTGATGGACCCTTTGCTTGGGGATACTGCCGGGTGAACGAGATCACGCCGTCGGACCCGCCCTACTACGGCCGAGGACCCATACAGCTTACTCA TAAGTACAACTACCAGCTAGCCGGGGACGCGTTGGGTCTGGACCTGGTGAACAACCCCGACCTGGTGTCAAGCGACCCCGTGGTGGCGTTCAGGACGGCCATCTGGTTCTGGATGACGGCGCAGTCACCCAAGCCGTCGTGCCACGACGTAATCACCAACCAGTGGACGCCGTCCGGCGATGACCGTAGCTCCGGGAGGCTCCCCGGCTACGGCATGGCCACCAACATCATCAACGGCGGTGAAGAGTGCGGCAAGGGCTACTCCACCGACAACGCCAAGGACAGGGTCGGCTACTACAAGAGGTACTGCGACATGTTCCGCGTAGGATACGGAGATAACATAGCCTGCAGGGACCAGAAGCCCTACGGAGGAGGTTAA
- the LOC127768720 gene encoding NAC domain-containing protein 22 → MAAAVAVAGPSMEVEQDLPGFRFHPTEEELLDFYLSRVVLGKKLHFNIIGTLNIYRHDPWDLPGMAKIGEREWYFFVPRDRKAGNGGRPNRTTERGFWKATGSDRAIRSSGDPKRVIGLKKTLVFYQGRAPRGTKTDWVMNEYRLPDYGAARAAAPPPKEDMVLCKIYRKATPLKELEQRASAMEEMQRGSSHGDYTATRASLVHDASASTGDDYFSSDDVHDSGFLIQSSSSSAAPSGSSSKNGGAGAPREAKKEEADVTVTVASATSLQLPAVSQLPSLQLPAMDWLQDPFLTQLRSPWQDQHCLSPYAHLLYY, encoded by the exons atggcggcggcagtggctgtGGCTGGGCCGTCCATGGAGGTGGAGCAGGACCTCCCGGGCTTCCGTTTCCACCCCACGGAGGAGGAGCTCCTCGACTTCTACCTCTCCCGCGTCGTCCTAGGCAAGAAGCTCCACTTCAACATCATCGGCACCCTCAACATCTACCGCCATGATCCCTGGGACCTCCCAG GCATGGCGAAGATCGGGGAGAGGGAGTGGTACTTCTTCGTGCCGCGGGACAGGAAGGCCGGGAACGGCGGGCGGCCGAACCGGACGACGGAGCGCGGGTTCTGGAAGGCGACGGGGTCGGACAGGGCGATCCGGAGCTCCGGCGACCCGAAGCGGGTGATCGGGCTCAAGAAGACGCTCGTCTTCTACCAGGGTCGCGCCCCGCGCGGCACCAAGACGGACTGGGTCATGAACGAGTACCGCCTCCCCGACtacggcgccgcccgcgccgccgcgccgcctcccaaG GAGGACATGGTGCTCTGCAAGATATACCGGAAGGCGACGCCACTGAAGGAGCTGGAGCAGAGAGCCTCGGCAATGGAAGAGATGCAGAGAGGATCAAGTCACGGAGACTACACGGCGACGAGAGCATCCCTCGTCCacgacgcctccgcctccaccggcgACGACTACTTCTCGTCGGACGACGTCCACGACAGCGGCTTCCTGATCCAGTCCtcatcctcgtcggcggcgccgtccggcagcagcagcaagaacggcggcgctggcgcacCAAGGGAAGCCAAGAAGGAAGAAGCAGACGTCACGGTCAcggtggcgtcggcgacgagccTACAGCTCCCGGCGGTGAGCCAGCTGCCGAGCCTGCAGCTTCCGGCGATGGACTGGCTGCAGGACCCGTTCCTGACGCAGCTGCGCAGCCCGTGGCAGGACCAGCACTGCCTGTCTCCCTACGCCCATCTGCTCTACTACTAA